In Burkholderia contaminans, the following proteins share a genomic window:
- the bpeB gene encoding efflux RND transporter permease BpeB: protein MAKFFIDRPIFAWVIAIILMLAGVAAIFTLPISQYPTIAPPSIQITANYPGASAKTVEDTVTQVIEQQMSGLDNFLYMSSTSDDSGNATITLTFAPGTNADIAQVQVQNKLSLATPILPQVVQQLGLSVTKSSSSFLLVLAFNSEDGSMNKYDLANFVASHVKDPISRLNGVGTVTLFGSQYAMRVWLDATRLTNYGLTPVDVSTAISAQNVQIAGGQIGGTPSTPGTMLQATITESTLLQTPEQFGNILLKVNQDGSQVRLKDVAKLELGGENYNFDTKYNGQPTAALGIQLATNANALATAKAVRAKIDELAPFFPHGLVVKYPYDTTPFVKLSIEEVVKTLLEGIVLVFLVMYLFLQNLRATIIPTIAVPVVLLGTFAIMSMVGFSINTLSMFGLVLAIGLLVDDAIVVVENVERVMAEEGLSPKEATRKAMGQITGALVGVALVLSAVFVPVAFSGGSVGAIYRQFSLTIVSAMVLSVLVALILTPALCATILKPIPQGHHEEKKGFFGWFNRTFNNSRDKYHVGVHHVIKRSGRWLIIYLVVIVAVGLLFVRLPKSFLPDEDQGLMFVIVQTPSGSTQETTAKTLANISDYLLKDEKEIVESAFTVNGFSFAGRGQNSGLVFVRLKDYSQRQHANQKVQALIGRMFGRYAGYKDAIVIPFNPPSIPELGTAAGFDFELTDNAGLGHDALMAARNQLLGMASKDPTLQGVRPNGLNDTPQYKVDIDREKANALGVTADAIDQTFSIAWASKYVNNFLDTDGRIKKVYVQADAPFRMTPEDLNIWYVRNGSGGMVPFSSFATGHWTYGSPKLERYNGVSAMEIQGQAAPGKSTGQAMAAMEQIAKKLPVGIGYSWTGLSFQEIQSGSQAPILYAISILVVFLCLAALYESWSIPFSVIMVVPLGVIGALLAATMRGLENDVFFQVGLLTTVGLSAKNAILIVEFARELQMTEKMGPIEAALEAARLRLRPILMTSLAFILGVMPLAISNGAGSASQHAIGTGVIGGMITATFLAIFMIPMFFVKIRAIFSGEKEDVDEALRLAQEHSHHEEKPGNGDEGNKGQ, encoded by the coding sequence ATGGCAAAGTTTTTTATCGATCGCCCGATCTTCGCGTGGGTGATCGCCATCATCCTGATGCTGGCCGGGGTTGCGGCGATCTTCACGCTGCCGATCTCGCAGTATCCGACGATCGCGCCGCCCTCGATCCAGATCACCGCGAACTACCCGGGCGCTTCCGCGAAGACGGTGGAAGACACGGTGACGCAGGTGATCGAGCAGCAGATGAGCGGTCTCGACAACTTCCTGTACATGTCGTCGACCAGCGATGACTCGGGCAACGCGACGATCACGCTGACCTTCGCGCCGGGCACCAACGCCGACATCGCGCAGGTCCAGGTGCAGAACAAGCTGTCGCTCGCGACGCCGATTCTGCCGCAGGTCGTGCAGCAGCTCGGCCTGTCGGTGACGAAGTCGAGCAGCAGCTTCCTGCTGGTGCTCGCCTTCAACTCCGAAGACGGCAGCATGAACAAGTACGACCTCGCGAACTTCGTGGCGTCGCACGTGAAGGACCCGATCAGCCGGTTGAACGGCGTCGGTACCGTCACGCTGTTCGGCTCGCAGTACGCGATGCGGGTCTGGCTCGATGCGACCCGGCTGACGAACTACGGCCTCACGCCGGTCGACGTGTCGACCGCGATCTCCGCACAGAACGTGCAGATCGCAGGCGGCCAGATCGGCGGCACGCCGTCCACGCCGGGCACGATGCTGCAGGCGACGATCACCGAATCGACGCTGCTGCAGACGCCCGAGCAGTTCGGCAACATCCTGCTGAAGGTCAACCAGGACGGCTCGCAGGTTCGCCTGAAGGATGTCGCGAAGCTTGAACTCGGCGGCGAAAACTACAACTTCGACACGAAGTACAACGGTCAGCCGACCGCGGCACTCGGTATCCAGCTCGCGACCAACGCGAACGCGCTGGCGACCGCGAAGGCCGTGCGCGCGAAGATCGACGAACTGGCGCCGTTCTTCCCGCACGGCCTCGTCGTGAAGTACCCGTACGACACGACGCCGTTCGTGAAGCTGTCGATCGAGGAAGTGGTCAAGACGCTGCTCGAAGGTATCGTGCTCGTGTTCCTCGTGATGTACCTGTTCCTGCAGAACCTGCGGGCGACGATCATCCCGACGATCGCGGTGCCGGTGGTGCTGCTCGGCACGTTCGCGATCATGTCGATGGTGGGCTTCTCGATCAACACGCTGTCGATGTTCGGCCTCGTGCTCGCCATCGGCCTGCTGGTCGACGATGCGATCGTGGTCGTGGAGAACGTCGAGCGGGTGATGGCGGAAGAGGGCCTGTCACCGAAGGAGGCGACGCGCAAGGCAATGGGCCAGATCACCGGCGCACTCGTCGGCGTGGCGCTCGTGCTGTCGGCGGTGTTCGTGCCGGTGGCATTCTCGGGCGGCTCGGTCGGCGCGATCTATCGTCAGTTCTCGCTGACGATCGTGTCGGCGATGGTGCTGTCGGTGCTCGTCGCGTTGATTCTGACGCCGGCATTGTGCGCGACGATCCTCAAGCCGATCCCGCAAGGGCATCACGAAGAGAAGAAGGGCTTCTTCGGCTGGTTCAACCGCACGTTCAACAACAGCCGCGACAAGTACCACGTCGGCGTGCACCACGTGATCAAGCGTTCGGGCCGCTGGCTCATCATCTACCTGGTCGTGATCGTCGCGGTCGGCCTGCTGTTCGTGCGCCTGCCGAAGTCGTTCCTGCCCGATGAAGACCAGGGCCTGATGTTCGTGATCGTGCAGACGCCGTCGGGCTCGACGCAGGAAACGACCGCGAAGACGCTCGCGAACATTTCCGACTACCTGCTGAAGGACGAGAAGGAAATCGTCGAATCGGCGTTCACGGTCAACGGCTTCAGCTTCGCCGGCCGCGGCCAGAACTCCGGTCTCGTGTTCGTTCGCCTGAAGGACTACTCGCAGCGTCAGCATGCGAACCAGAAGGTGCAGGCGCTGATCGGCCGGATGTTCGGGCGCTACGCGGGCTACAAGGACGCGATCGTGATCCCGTTCAACCCGCCGTCGATTCCTGAACTCGGCACCGCTGCCGGCTTCGACTTCGAGCTGACGGACAACGCGGGCCTCGGCCACGATGCGCTGATGGCCGCGCGTAACCAGCTGCTCGGGATGGCCTCGAAGGATCCGACGCTGCAGGGTGTGCGTCCGAACGGCCTGAACGATACGCCGCAGTACAAGGTCGACATCGATCGCGAGAAGGCGAACGCGCTCGGCGTGACGGCGGATGCGATCGACCAGACGTTCTCGATCGCGTGGGCGTCGAAGTACGTGAACAACTTCCTGGATACCGATGGCCGGATCAAGAAGGTCTACGTGCAGGCAGACGCACCGTTCCGGATGACGCCGGAAGACCTGAACATCTGGTACGTGCGCAACGGGTCGGGCGGGATGGTGCCGTTCAGTTCGTTCGCGACCGGTCACTGGACGTACGGTTCGCCGAAGCTCGAGCGCTACAACGGTGTGTCGGCGATGGAAATCCAGGGCCAGGCCGCACCGGGCAAGTCGACCGGTCAGGCGATGGCCGCGATGGAACAGATCGCGAAGAAGCTGCCGGTCGGTATCGGCTATTCGTGGACCGGCCTGTCGTTCCAGGAAATCCAGTCCGGTTCGCAGGCGCCGATCCTGTATGCGATCTCGATCCTCGTCGTGTTCCTGTGTCTCGCGGCACTGTATGAAAGCTGGTCGATCCCGTTCTCGGTGATCATGGTGGTGCCGCTCGGCGTGATCGGTGCACTGCTCGCGGCAACGATGCGCGGCCTCGAGAACGACGTGTTCTTCCAGGTCGGCCTGCTGACCACCGTGGGCTTGTCCGCGAAGAACGCGATTCTGATCGTGGAGTTCGCGCGCGAACTGCAGATGACGGAGAAGATGGGGCCGATCGAGGCCGCGCTGGAAGCGGCGCGCCTGCGGCTGCGTCCGATCCTGATGACGTCGCTCGCGTTCATTCTCGGCGT
- a CDS encoding efflux RND transporter periplasmic adaptor subunit yields the protein MRVERVPYRLITVATAAVFLAACGKKESAPPPQTPEVGVVTVQPQAVPVFSELPGRTSAFLVAQVRARVDGIVLRREFTEGTDVKAGQRLYKIDPAPYIAALNSAKATLAKAQANLVTQNALVARYKVLVAANAVSKQDYDNAVATQGQAAADVAAGKAAVDTAQINLGYTDVVSPITGRVGISQVTPGAYVQASQATLMSTVQQLDPVYVDLTQSSLEGLKLRQDVQSGRLKTSGPGAAKVSLILEDGKTYSEAGKLQFSDVTVDQATGSVTIRAVFPNPGRVLLPGMFVRARIEEGVNENAFLVPQIGVTHDQKGQAIAMVVNASNKVEPRPLKTTGMQGPNWIVEGGLQAGDHVIVQGGEKVRPGATVKSVPAQLAPAAGAASGAAATAAPAAAGSGAAAASGAAASGAAPASAAAASSAQ from the coding sequence ATGCGCGTCGAACGGGTTCCATACCGCTTAATCACTGTCGCGACGGCCGCCGTTTTCCTGGCCGCGTGCGGGAAAAAAGAATCGGCACCGCCGCCGCAAACGCCGGAAGTCGGCGTCGTCACCGTCCAACCGCAAGCCGTACCGGTCTTCAGCGAACTGCCGGGCCGCACCAGCGCATTCCTCGTCGCGCAGGTGCGCGCACGAGTCGACGGCATCGTGCTGCGCCGTGAATTCACCGAAGGCACCGACGTGAAGGCCGGCCAGCGTCTGTACAAGATCGATCCGGCGCCGTACATCGCCGCATTGAACAGTGCGAAGGCAACGCTCGCGAAGGCGCAGGCGAACCTCGTCACGCAGAACGCACTGGTCGCGCGCTACAAGGTGCTGGTGGCCGCGAACGCGGTCAGCAAGCAGGACTACGACAACGCAGTGGCCACGCAGGGCCAGGCAGCGGCGGACGTCGCGGCCGGCAAGGCGGCGGTCGATACCGCGCAGATCAACCTCGGCTACACCGACGTCGTGTCGCCGATCACCGGCCGCGTCGGCATCTCGCAAGTGACGCCGGGCGCCTACGTGCAGGCGAGCCAGGCGACGCTGATGTCGACGGTGCAGCAGCTCGATCCGGTGTACGTCGACCTCACGCAGTCGAGCCTCGAAGGCCTGAAGCTGCGTCAGGACGTGCAGAGCGGCCGCCTGAAGACGAGCGGCCCGGGCGCCGCGAAGGTGTCGCTGATCCTGGAAGACGGCAAGACCTATTCGGAAGCCGGCAAGCTGCAGTTCTCGGACGTGACGGTCGACCAGGCCACCGGTTCGGTGACGATCCGCGCGGTGTTCCCGAACCCGGGCCGCGTGCTGCTGCCGGGCATGTTCGTGCGCGCACGGATCGAGGAAGGCGTGAACGAGAACGCGTTCCTGGTGCCGCAGATCGGCGTCACGCATGACCAGAAGGGCCAGGCGATCGCGATGGTGGTGAACGCCAGCAACAAGGTCGAGCCGCGTCCGCTGAAGACCACCGGTATGCAGGGCCCGAACTGGATCGTCGAAGGCGGTCTGCAAGCGGGCGACCACGTGATCGTGCAGGGCGGCGAGAAGGTGCGCCCGGGTGCGACCGTGAAGTCGGTACCGGCACAGCTCGCACCGGCGGCCGGAGCCGCATCGGGCGCCGCCGCCACCGCCGCGCCGGCTGCCGCCGGTTCCGGCGCCGCTGCCGCTTCCGGTGCTGCCGCATCGGGCGCCGCGCCGGCGAGTGCTGCCGCTGCTTCGAGCGCGCAATAA
- a CDS encoding TetR family transcriptional regulator, with the protein MVRRTKEEALETRNRILDAAEHVFFEKGVSHTSLADIAQHAGVTRGAIYWHFANKSELFDAMFDRVFLPIDELKRMPLDAPGGNPLEKIRQILIWCLLGVQRDAQLRRVFSILFMKCEYVADLEPLLQRNRAGMSEALHAIDADLAGAVRLKLLPERLDTWRATLMLHTLVSGFVRDMLMLPDEIDAEQHAEKLVDGCFDMLRYSPAMLKDGD; encoded by the coding sequence ATGGTCAGACGTACCAAGGAGGAGGCGCTCGAGACACGCAATCGCATTCTCGACGCCGCCGAACACGTGTTCTTCGAGAAGGGCGTGTCGCACACGTCGCTCGCGGACATCGCGCAGCATGCCGGCGTGACGCGCGGTGCGATCTACTGGCATTTCGCGAACAAGAGCGAGCTGTTCGACGCGATGTTCGACCGCGTGTTTCTGCCGATCGACGAGCTGAAGCGGATGCCGCTCGACGCGCCGGGCGGCAATCCGCTCGAGAAGATCCGGCAGATCCTGATCTGGTGCCTGCTCGGCGTGCAGCGCGATGCGCAGTTGCGCCGCGTGTTCAGCATCCTGTTCATGAAGTGCGAGTACGTCGCGGATCTGGAGCCGCTGCTCCAGCGCAACCGTGCGGGGATGAGCGAGGCGCTGCACGCGATCGACGCCGATCTCGCGGGGGCCGTGCGGCTCAAGCTGCTGCCCGAGCGGCTCGATACCTGGCGCGCGACGCTGATGCTGCACACGCTCGTCAGCGGTTTCGTGCGCGACATGCTGATGCTGCCCGACGAGATCGACGCCGAGCAGCATGCGGAAAAGCTCGTCGACGGCTGTTTCGACATGCTGCGCTACAGCCCGGCGATGCTGAAGGACGGTGACTGA
- a CDS encoding cysteine hydrolase family protein — MSNAVPHSASQAVSRRALIVIDVQNEYVTGNLPIEYPPLDVSLANIGRAIDAAHAAGVPVIVVQHVAPAGAPIFAPGSDGVALHAVVAGRPYAHLIEKKQASSFAGTDLAAWLDADGIDTLTVAGYMTHNCNASTVYHAAHAGLNVEYLDDATGTLPYENEAGAASAEEIHRAYSVVFQSNFAAVMSTDAWIAGLAGAPMPKRDSVAASNRRARAQRAKAA, encoded by the coding sequence ATGTCGAACGCCGTCCCGCATTCCGCTTCCCAAGCCGTTTCCCGTCGCGCCCTGATCGTGATCGACGTCCAGAACGAATACGTGACGGGCAACCTGCCGATCGAATATCCGCCGCTCGACGTGTCGCTCGCGAACATCGGCCGCGCGATCGATGCCGCGCACGCAGCCGGCGTACCGGTGATCGTCGTCCAGCACGTCGCACCGGCCGGCGCGCCGATCTTCGCGCCCGGCTCCGACGGCGTCGCGCTGCACGCGGTCGTTGCCGGCCGGCCGTATGCGCACCTGATCGAGAAGAAGCAGGCAAGCTCGTTTGCCGGTACCGACCTCGCCGCGTGGCTCGACGCGGACGGGATCGACACGCTCACGGTGGCCGGCTACATGACGCACAACTGCAATGCGTCGACGGTCTATCACGCGGCGCACGCGGGGCTGAATGTCGAGTACCTGGACGACGCGACGGGCACGCTGCCGTACGAGAACGAAGCGGGCGCGGCGAGCGCCGAGGAGATTCACCGCGCGTACTCGGTGGTGTTTCAGTCGAATTTCGCGGCCGTGATGTCGACCGACGCGTGGATCGCGGGATTGGCCGGTGCGCCGATGCCGAAGCGCGATTCGGTCGCCGCGTCGAACCGGCGGGCTCGCGCGCAGCGCGCGAAGGCGGCCTGA
- a CDS encoding helix-turn-helix domain-containing protein — protein MTAAAPSIRTAQPAPTVVAVIAYNGISPFHLSVPSVVFGKERDAAASPAFEFRVCSAERGPLSTTGGFTITAPYGLDGLDDADIVIVPAWRDPDEAPPDVLLDAVRAAAARGAQLVGLCLGAYVLAAAGLLDGRPATTHWAWADDFAQRFPRVKLDPDVLYVDDGNLMTSAGTAAGLDCCLHVVRLRFGSDAANRIARRLVIPPHRQGGQAQYVPQPVAAHPRDARLAGLLDWVRAHLDAAHSVDSLAERVLMSRRTFTRHFRQATGTTVTAWLQAERLARAQHLLETTGQSIDAIAQAAGYGSSVSLRQHFAGTLGTSPSAYRREFRGAGAGADVAR, from the coding sequence ATGACCGCCGCCGCCCCGTCCATCCGGACCGCCCAGCCTGCTCCGACCGTCGTTGCCGTGATCGCGTATAACGGCATCAGCCCGTTCCATCTGTCGGTGCCGTCGGTCGTGTTCGGCAAGGAACGCGACGCGGCCGCCTCGCCGGCGTTCGAGTTCCGCGTCTGCTCGGCCGAACGCGGCCCGCTGTCGACGACGGGCGGCTTCACGATCACCGCGCCGTACGGGCTCGACGGGCTCGACGATGCGGACATCGTCATCGTGCCGGCATGGCGCGACCCCGACGAAGCGCCGCCCGACGTGCTGCTCGACGCCGTCCGCGCGGCCGCCGCGCGTGGCGCGCAGCTCGTCGGGCTGTGCCTCGGCGCTTACGTGCTCGCCGCGGCCGGGCTGCTCGACGGCCGCCCGGCCACCACGCACTGGGCATGGGCCGACGACTTCGCACAACGCTTTCCGCGCGTGAAGCTCGATCCGGACGTGCTGTACGTGGACGACGGCAACCTGATGACATCGGCCGGCACGGCCGCCGGGCTCGACTGCTGCCTGCACGTCGTCCGGCTGCGCTTCGGCTCGGACGCCGCGAACCGGATCGCGCGCCGCCTCGTGATCCCGCCGCACCGGCAGGGCGGGCAGGCGCAATACGTGCCGCAGCCGGTCGCCGCGCACCCGCGCGATGCGCGGCTCGCGGGCCTGCTCGACTGGGTACGCGCTCACCTCGACGCCGCACACAGCGTCGATTCGCTCGCCGAACGCGTGCTGATGAGCCGGCGCACGTTCACGCGCCACTTCCGGCAGGCGACCGGCACGACCGTCACCGCGTGGCTGCAGGCCGAGCGGCTCGCGCGCGCGCAGCATCTGCTGGAAACCACCGGGCAATCGATCGACGCAATCGCGCAGGCGGCCGGCTACGGGTCGAGCGTGTCGCTGCGCCAGCATTTCGCGGGCACGCTCGGCACGTCGCCGTCGGCATATCGAAGGGAATTTCGCGGCGCCGGAGCCGGCGCCGATGTCGCGCGGTAA
- a CDS encoding CoxG family protein: MELNDTLRIPLAPPVVREAFEDLALLRASFEHCESFEKLAPGAFALTITVPLGPLRARYDVRAHAAAEQGDAEGRPRRVLNFKARADGLGALRGQVELVLMPDDDANATRIEYVVWATASGPLTELPGRQIENTLREWTDDFFREFCAVVQAKHGLAPNRARSAAPRRQHVFLRPASLVAATKRALPPHLGSALTGRAAGALPHRDAGTVPVWAWAAMIVFVALLLYAARWFNVG, from the coding sequence ATGGAACTGAACGACACATTGCGCATACCGCTCGCCCCGCCCGTCGTGCGGGAGGCATTCGAGGATCTCGCGTTGCTGCGCGCGAGCTTCGAGCATTGCGAATCCTTCGAGAAGCTTGCGCCTGGCGCGTTTGCACTGACGATCACGGTGCCGCTCGGCCCGCTGCGCGCCCGCTACGACGTGCGTGCGCATGCGGCCGCCGAGCAGGGTGACGCGGAGGGGCGGCCGCGCCGCGTGCTCAACTTCAAGGCGCGGGCCGACGGGCTCGGCGCGCTGCGCGGCCAGGTCGAACTCGTGCTGATGCCGGATGACGATGCGAACGCCACGCGCATCGAGTACGTGGTCTGGGCGACGGCGAGCGGCCCGCTCACCGAGCTGCCGGGGCGGCAGATCGAAAACACGCTGCGCGAATGGACCGACGATTTCTTCCGTGAATTCTGCGCGGTCGTGCAGGCGAAGCACGGGCTTGCACCGAATCGCGCGCGCTCGGCCGCGCCGCGGCGCCAGCACGTGTTCCTGCGGCCGGCGTCGCTGGTGGCCGCGACGAAGCGTGCGCTGCCGCCGCACCTCGGCAGCGCGCTGACCGGCCGTGCCGCCGGCGCGCTCCCGCATCGCGACGCCGGCACGGTGCCCGTGTGGGCGTGGGCCGCGATGATCGTCTTCGTCGCGCTGCTGCTTTACGCGGCGCGCTGGTTCAACGTCGGCTGA
- a CDS encoding DUF427 domain-containing protein, translating to MSDAADPRLEIVPNRHRVRVIHRGITYADSHGALTVRETGLPDTHYLPRRDVNMRRLVKSGVTSTSPFRGEAVHFDLQTEDGVIENAAWSYEEPNEAASALAHYVAFDAARIDSLVETS from the coding sequence ATGTCCGACGCAGCCGACCCTCGCCTCGAAATCGTGCCGAACCGCCATCGCGTGCGTGTGATCCATCGCGGCATCACGTATGCCGATTCGCACGGCGCGCTGACCGTGCGCGAAACGGGTCTGCCGGACACCCACTACCTGCCGCGCCGCGATGTCAACATGCGCCGGCTCGTGAAATCAGGCGTCACGTCGACCTCCCCGTTCAGGGGCGAGGCCGTGCACTTCGACTTGCAGACCGAAGACGGCGTGATCGAGAACGCCGCATGGAGTTACGAGGAACCGAACGAGGCCGCGTCGGCGCTCGCGCACTACGTTGCCTTCGACGCTGCACGGATCGACAGTCTCGTCGAGACGTCCTGA
- a CDS encoding carboxypeptidase-like regulatory domain-containing protein: MQYLRNVSRFAVAAALAAGLAAGATGAYAQSDGLPAARQQGDVTFVSGGVGLDESTAFQRNEPNWPLALRFTGKGGEFLADVHVRIVDGKGTEVLKTDARGPYMLVKVPPGRYTVQASYQGNEESHAVTVGTKGGAKTAFQWRAQ, from the coding sequence ATGCAATATCTACGCAACGTGTCCCGATTTGCCGTCGCCGCGGCGCTGGCCGCCGGCCTCGCAGCCGGCGCGACCGGCGCGTACGCGCAGTCGGACGGCTTGCCCGCCGCGCGCCAGCAGGGCGACGTCACCTTCGTGTCCGGCGGCGTCGGGCTGGACGAATCGACGGCGTTCCAGCGCAACGAGCCGAATTGGCCGCTGGCGCTGCGGTTCACCGGCAAGGGCGGCGAGTTCCTGGCCGACGTCCATGTGCGGATCGTCGACGGCAAGGGTACCGAAGTGCTGAAGACCGACGCGCGCGGGCCGTACATGCTCGTGAAGGTGCCGCCGGGCCGCTATACGGTGCAGGCGTCGTACCAGGGCAACGAGGAATCCCACGCCGTCACGGTCGGCACGAAGGGCGGCGCGAAAACCGCCTTCCAGTGGCGCGCGCAGTAG
- a CDS encoding DegQ family serine endoprotease, translating into MNTRFLARGAVAVAVAAALSAGYVAGTRRADPQIITPAQAALMPAEAAAKTGIPDFSGLVETYGPAVVNISAKHVVKQVSRRVPQPQLPIDPSDPFYQFFKHFYGQVPGMGGDAQPDDQPSASLGSGFVISSDGYILTNAHVIDGANVVTVKLTDKREYKAKVVGSDKQSDVAVLKIDASGLPTVKIGDPAQSKVGQWVVAIGSPYGFDNTVTSGIISAKSRALPDENYTPFIQTDVPVNPGNSGGPLFNLQGEVIGINSMIYSQTGGFQGLSFAIPINEAIKVKDELVKTGHVSRGRLGVAVQGLNQTLASSFGLQKPDGALVSSVDANGPAAKAGLQPGDVILSVNGSPVADSTSLPAQIANLKPGSKADLQIWRDKSKKSISVTLGAMADAKLASNDGGPVEQGRLGVAVRPLSPQERSASNLSHGLIVQQAGGPAANAGIQPGDVILAVNGRPVTSPEQLRDAVKGAGNSLALLIQRDNAQIFVPVDLS; encoded by the coding sequence ATGAACACCCGATTCCTTGCGCGCGGCGCCGTCGCGGTCGCCGTGGCGGCCGCCCTGTCCGCAGGTTATGTTGCCGGCACCCGCCGCGCCGATCCGCAGATCATCACGCCCGCGCAGGCCGCACTGATGCCGGCCGAAGCGGCCGCGAAGACCGGCATTCCCGACTTCTCCGGGCTGGTCGAGACCTACGGCCCGGCGGTCGTGAACATCAGCGCGAAGCACGTCGTGAAGCAGGTGTCGCGGCGCGTGCCGCAGCCGCAGCTGCCGATCGACCCGAGCGATCCGTTCTACCAGTTCTTCAAGCACTTCTACGGCCAGGTGCCGGGCATGGGCGGCGACGCGCAGCCGGACGACCAGCCGAGCGCGAGCCTCGGTTCCGGGTTCGTCATCAGCTCCGACGGGTACATCCTCACCAATGCGCACGTGATCGACGGCGCGAACGTCGTCACGGTCAAGCTGACCGACAAGCGCGAATACAAGGCGAAGGTCGTCGGCTCCGACAAGCAGTCCGACGTCGCGGTGCTGAAGATCGACGCGAGCGGCCTGCCGACCGTGAAGATCGGCGACCCGGCGCAGAGCAAGGTCGGCCAGTGGGTCGTCGCGATCGGCTCGCCGTACGGCTTCGACAACACGGTCACGTCGGGCATCATCAGCGCGAAGTCGCGCGCGCTGCCGGACGAGAACTACACGCCGTTCATCCAGACCGACGTGCCGGTGAACCCCGGCAACTCGGGCGGCCCGCTGTTCAACCTGCAGGGCGAGGTGATCGGCATCAACTCGATGATCTACTCGCAGACGGGCGGCTTCCAGGGCCTGTCGTTCGCGATCCCGATCAACGAGGCGATCAAGGTGAAGGACGAGCTCGTGAAGACGGGCCACGTGAGCCGCGGCCGCCTCGGCGTTGCCGTGCAGGGGCTGAACCAGACGCTCGCGAGCTCGTTCGGACTGCAGAAGCCGGACGGCGCGCTCGTCAGCTCGGTCGACGCGAACGGCCCGGCCGCGAAGGCCGGCCTGCAGCCGGGTGACGTGATCCTGTCGGTCAACGGCTCGCCGGTCGCCGATTCGACGTCGCTGCCCGCGCAGATCGCGAACCTGAAGCCGGGTTCGAAGGCCGACCTGCAGATCTGGCGCGACAAGTCGAAGAAGTCGATCAGCGTGACGCTCGGCGCGATGGCCGACGCGAAGCTCGCGTCGAACGACGGCGGGCCGGTCGAGCAGGGGCGCCTGGGCGTCGCGGTGCGTCCGCTGTCGCCGCAGGAGCGCAGTGCCAGCAACCTGTCGCACGGCCTGATCGTGCAGCAGGCCGGCGGGCCGGCCGCCAACGCGGGCATCCAGCCCGGCGACGTGATCCTCGCGGTCAACGGCCGTCCGGTCACGAGCCCCGAGCAGTTGCGCGACGCGGTCAAGGGGGCGGGCAACAGTCTTGCTCTACTGATCCAGCGCGATAATGCGCAGATCTTCGTGCCGGTCGACCTGAGCTGA
- a CDS encoding response regulator, with protein sequence MRILLVEDDRMIAEGVRKALRSDGFAVDWVQDGDAALTALGGETYDLLLLDLGLPKRDGIDVLRTLRARGLALPVLIVTARDAVADRVKGLDAGADDYLVKPFDLDELGARMRALIRRQAGRSESLIRHGALTLDPASHQVTLDGVPVALSAREFALLEALLARPGAVLSKSQLEEKMYGWGEEIGSNTVEVYIHALRKKLGSDLIRNVRGLGYMVVKES encoded by the coding sequence ATGCGGATTCTGCTTGTCGAAGATGATCGAATGATTGCCGAAGGCGTGCGCAAGGCGCTGCGCTCGGACGGCTTTGCGGTCGACTGGGTGCAGGACGGCGACGCCGCGCTGACGGCGCTCGGCGGCGAGACGTACGACCTGCTGCTGCTCGATCTCGGCCTGCCGAAGCGCGACGGCATCGACGTGCTGCGCACGCTGCGCGCACGCGGGCTGGCGCTGCCGGTGCTGATCGTCACCGCGCGCGACGCGGTGGCCGATCGCGTGAAGGGGCTCGACGCGGGCGCCGACGACTACCTCGTCAAGCCGTTCGACCTCGATGAACTGGGCGCGCGGATGCGCGCGCTGATCCGCCGCCAGGCCGGGCGCAGCGAATCGCTGATCCGCCACGGCGCGCTGACGCTCGATCCCGCTTCGCACCAGGTGACGCTCGACGGCGTGCCCGTCGCGCTGTCCGCGCGCGAGTTCGCGCTGCTCGAGGCGCTGCTCGCGCGGCCCGGCGCGGTGCTGTCGAAGAGCCAGCTCGAGGAGAAGATGTACGGCTGGGGCGAGGAGATCGGCAGCAACACGGTCGAGGTCTACATCCACGCGCTGCGCAAGAAGCTCGGCTCGGACCTGATCCGCAACGTGCGCGGGCTCGGCTACATGGTCGTCAAGGAAAGCTGA